The genome window ATTTTGAAAATTTCTAAGTTGCGTCTTTTTAATACTAAATTGTAACGGACTGCATTATTACATTACACACTAATAAACCAATTATTTCAGCACTGCATTCATTGGATTATTTGAATTATCCGTAATCGAATAATTACCTGTGTCAAAATTGTCATTACCATTTTTTAAATCTGCTTCCGCGAGATCTGCTTCCATTTCTCTGTCTATAAGCTTTTGAAGAATTTCTTCTCTTTTTTCTTTATCTAATTTTTCCTGAGCAATTTCTTCTTCTTTTTTGGTCACACTTAAAATAATTCCAAGCCCAAAACAAGTCATCCAGATAGAACTTCCTCCGCTGCTTATCAGAGGCAGGGTCTGCCCCGTAACCGGCAATAATTCAACGGCAACTGCCATATTAATCATGGCCTGAAAAATCATTGGAAAACCTAATCCAATTACCACTAATTTCCCAAAAAGAGTGTTCGCTTTATGAGAAGCAACGACAAATCTAAATAGCAAAAGCAGGTACAAAACCAAAACCCCTAAACCGCCTACTAATCCGTATTCTTCAACAATAATGGCATAAATAAAATCGGAAGAAGACTGCGGCAGGAAGTTTTTCTGAACACTTTTACCAGGCCCTAAACCATATATCTGACCGGAAGCTATAGCAATTTTGGCCTTTTCAATTTGATAATCATCCTCATCAGCTTTATTGCTTGTGAAATTTTCTATCCGGCTTTCCCATGTTCCTACCCTGCTAAAAAATCTTGACTCTGGAAATTGTTTTGATATCAATACAAAAAAGGTTAACATCACTGCTCCTGAACCAATGATAAAAAAGATGTATTTCAAAGGATATCTTCCAATAAAAACAAGCATAAGCACCATTGAAAAAATCAAGGCAGTTGTAGAAAAATTGGCAGGCAGAATAAATACCAGTGTAATAAAAACAGGAGTCCAAAGTTCCCAAAGCGAAGATTTGAAAGTAATAGGAGTTTCTCTGGTCTTAGATAAATAACGGGCAACAAAGATAAATAAAACAATAGCTGCAAGTGTTGATGTCTGAAATGACAACCCAACAAACGGAATCTGAATCCATCGGCTCGCATTGGCGCCTGCAATTACAGTACCTTTTACAAGAGTGTATCCTAATAAAAGCCAGACAATAGGCAGTCCAGCCTTGGAAATTGCTCTAAAATAATGATAAGGAATGTTATGTACCCAATAAATAATCAGTATACCAAAACAGATGTGAGCTAAATGCTTTACCAGATAACCCAAAGTATTACCAGTACCATGACCTAAATAAGCCAAATTACTGCTGGCACTAAAAACAGGCATAAAGGAAAACAAAGCCAATAAGATCACGAATGACCAAATGCCTTTATCTCCTTTTAACTTGCTAATTAGCTCTTTCATTTTTTTTGTTTAATGTTTTTATTGTTTAAAGTTTAAAATTTTGCGACATTAAACTTTAAACCTTAAACTATTTTATAAATTTTTAACCGCCTGCTTAAACTGTCTTCCTCTATCTTCATAGCTTTCAAACAAATCAAAACTTGCGCATGCCGGTGACAATAAAACAGTATCGCCTTTTTCGGATAAACGCTGTGCCATTTTTACAGCTTCATTCATATTGTCTACTTCTACCATAATATCGACCACACTGCCAAACGCATCAATAATTTTTTTATTATCGATTCCTAAACAAATAATAGCTTTAACTTTCTCACGTACAAGTGACATTAATTCATGATAGTCATTCCCTTTATCAACACCCCCAACAATCCAGACAGTCGGCGAATTCATGCTTTCCAAAGCAAAAAATACAGAGTTCACATTGGTAGCTTTAGAATCATTTATATACTGAACATTCTGAATTTTGAGTACTTTCTCTAAACGATGCTCAACACCTTGGAAATCGGACATGCTTTCACGAATAGTACTTTTTCTAATTTTCAAAATATTGGCAACTGAACTTGCTGCCATGGCATTTTTCAAATTATGTTTTCCTTCTAATGAAATATGTTCTGTATCCATTGTAAACTCTTCTGTATTGATTTTAACTTCCATTGTGTTATTTTTTATAAACGCTCCTTCGCTATATTCATCGGTTAACGAAAAAGGAATTAATTTAGCTCTTACTGTATTATTCTTTAACCATTCTAAAATGGCCTCATCATTTGCATCATAAATAAGGAAATCTTCCTCGGTCTGATTCATTGTAATTCTGAACTTTGAATCAATATAATTTTGATATTTGTAATCGTAGCGATCCAAATGATCCGGACTTATATTTGTTATTACTGCAACATGCGGTTTAAAATTCACAATGCCGTCCAGCTGAAAACTGCTTAACTCAATAACATAGTAATCATAATTATTATCTGCCACCTGCCAGGCAAAACTTTTACCAACATTTCCGGCTAATCCTACATTCAGCCCTGCTGATTTTAACACATGATGTGTTAACATTGTAGTTGTAGTTTTACCGTTGCTTCCAGTAATTCCAATAGTTACTGCGTTTGTAAAAGCGGCCGCAAATTCAATCTCAGAAATTATAGAAACACCTTTACTCTTTAATTGCTTAACGATGGGTGATTTATCTGGAATACCCGGACTCTTCATCACAACATCAGCATTCAGAATCAATTCCTCAGTATGCTTTTCTTCTTCCCAGGCTATTTCATTAATAACCAGTACTTCTTTATAACTGTCTTTTATTTTTCCAAAATCAGAAACAAAAACATCATAACCCTGTTTCTTACCAAGGATAGCAGTACCTACACCGCTTTCTCCTCCTCCTAATATTACCAGCCTCATATATTATCTCAGTTTCAGTGTGACAATAGACAGAATGGCCAGCATAATTGCGACTACCCAAAACCGTGTGACTATCTTACTTTCATGATAACCTTTCTTTTGATAGTGATGATGAAGAGGTGCCATCAAAAAGATTCTGCGTCCTTCACCAAAACGTTTTTTGGTGTATTTGAAATAGCTCACCTGCAGCACAACCGAAAAATTTTCGACCAAAAAGATTCCGCAGAATAAAGGAATAAGCATTTCCTTGCGGACAGCAATTGCCAGTACCGCAATAATACCTCCAATGGTTAGACTTCCCGTATCTCCCATAAAAACTGAGGCAGGATAGGAATTGTACCAAAGAAAGCCAATTAATGCTCCAAGGAAGGAAGCTATAAATACCGTCATCTCTCCAGAGTTTGGTATATACATTATATTAAGATAATTGGAGAAAATAATATTTCCCGAAACAAACGTAAAAATCATAAGAGCAAAAACGGACACTGCAGAAGTTCCCGCGGCTAATCCGTCAATTCCATCCGTTAAATTAGCTCCATTTGAAACTGCAGTAATAATAAAAACCACTACTGGTATAAAGATTAACCAAGCCCATTTTTCGTAGCCCTCGCCTGTCCATGCTA of Flavobacterium marginilacus contains these proteins:
- a CDS encoding FtsW/RodA/SpoVE family cell cycle protein gives rise to the protein MKELISKLKGDKGIWSFVILLALFSFMPVFSASSNLAYLGHGTGNTLGYLVKHLAHICFGILIIYWVHNIPYHYFRAISKAGLPIVWLLLGYTLVKGTVIAGANASRWIQIPFVGLSFQTSTLAAIVLFIFVARYLSKTRETPITFKSSLWELWTPVFITLVFILPANFSTTALIFSMVLMLVFIGRYPLKYIFFIIGSGAVMLTFFVLISKQFPESRFFSRVGTWESRIENFTSNKADEDDYQIEKAKIAIASGQIYGLGPGKSVQKNFLPQSSSDFIYAIIVEEYGLVGGLGVLVLYLLLLFRFVVASHKANTLFGKLVVIGLGFPMIFQAMINMAVAVELLPVTGQTLPLISSGGSSIWMTCFGLGIILSVTKKEEEIAQEKLDKEKREEILQKLIDREMEADLAEADLKNGNDNFDTGNYSITDNSNNPMNAVLK
- the murD gene encoding UDP-N-acetylmuramoyl-L-alanine--D-glutamate ligase: MRLVILGGGESGVGTAILGKKQGYDVFVSDFGKIKDSYKEVLVINEIAWEEEKHTEELILNADVVMKSPGIPDKSPIVKQLKSKGVSIISEIEFAAAFTNAVTIGITGSNGKTTTTMLTHHVLKSAGLNVGLAGNVGKSFAWQVADNNYDYYVIELSSFQLDGIVNFKPHVAVITNISPDHLDRYDYKYQNYIDSKFRITMNQTEEDFLIYDANDEAILEWLKNNTVRAKLIPFSLTDEYSEGAFIKNNTMEVKINTEEFTMDTEHISLEGKHNLKNAMAASSVANILKIRKSTIRESMSDFQGVEHRLEKVLKIQNVQYINDSKATNVNSVFFALESMNSPTVWIVGGVDKGNDYHELMSLVREKVKAIICLGIDNKKIIDAFGSVVDIMVEVDNMNEAVKMAQRLSEKGDTVLLSPACASFDLFESYEDRGRQFKQAVKNL
- the mraY gene encoding phospho-N-acetylmuramoyl-pentapeptide-transferase yields the protein MLYYLFQYLDKVMDVPGAGVFQYITFRSSLALLLSLLLSTIYGKRIISFLSRQQVGETVRELGLAGQNEKAGTPTMGGIIIIFATLVPVMLFAKLHNIYIVLLIVTTLWMGVIGFIDDYIKIFKKDKQGLKGIFKVFGQVGLGIIVGSVLYFSPAVTVRTDAGKSDVFKAITTENVIKQAPVEEKSTATTIPFFKNNEFDYAEVLAWTGEGYEKWAWLIFIPVVVFIITAVSNGANLTDGIDGLAAGTSAVSVFALMIFTFVSGNIIFSNYLNIMYIPNSGEMTVFIASFLGALIGFLWYNSYPASVFMGDTGSLTIGGIIAVLAIAVRKEMLIPLFCGIFLVENFSVVLQVSYFKYTKKRFGEGRRIFLMAPLHHHYQKKGYHESKIVTRFWVVAIMLAILSIVTLKLR